In one window of Cystobacter fuscus DSM 2262 DNA:
- a CDS encoding AAA family ATPase, translating into MRNGAAIQVELLGRARVLLSEEPPRQLERKAAALVTYLALEGATQRRRLAGLLWPGTSERKARGNLRQLLHRLREKLGDHGIEGDDPVWLCDGLLVDAVALRKVVLTGEYSRLSSFTGELLAGFSFEDCSELNEWLRHQRGYFRDMRFRAAEEQALQLEKEGQFGTAMDAARRLLNLEPTSESAWRMVMRLHLHQGDRSAALKAYHACKKLLERELGVQPSFQTQELARSAEQPSFPERAPPKTDVSELSLSVLSPPELIGREREWALLKESWAGNQPVYIFGEAGIGKTRLVTDFCNAQGSWLLVSARPSDPSFPYATCARMIQLLLEVTSAHALERRVLQELSRLSPMRGVEVRSPPSSPEEKLRLSEAFAQLLSLLGHEMDAMVLDDAHHCDPASFELYLRAQDLLDQNASSRRPRIITCFRTFELPPPFGELLHRYVEAGFARKLLLEPLPPDMMAPLLSSLAVPELESLAEDMASYTGGNPLFIVETVKSLVETRHISKLALTYLPPPLRVVLILEQQFRRLSPDALRLARLIAIAGTAFRPRHASRILDLSLEQLAMPWKELERARLLSGTSFTSGLARGLVIETMPPGVRDGVIQYILFLLRQER; encoded by the coding sequence ATGCGGAATGGGGCCGCCATCCAGGTCGAGTTGCTGGGACGAGCGCGGGTGCTCCTTTCGGAAGAGCCGCCCCGGCAGCTGGAGCGCAAGGCGGCCGCGCTGGTGACCTATCTCGCGCTCGAAGGGGCCACGCAGCGGCGCCGGCTCGCGGGCCTTCTCTGGCCGGGGACCTCCGAAAGAAAGGCCCGTGGCAACCTGCGCCAGCTCCTGCACCGCTTGAGAGAGAAGCTCGGAGACCACGGCATTGAAGGCGATGACCCCGTATGGCTGTGCGACGGCTTGCTGGTCGATGCCGTCGCGCTGCGCAAGGTCGTCCTGACCGGAGAATACTCGCGGCTCTCGAGCTTCACTGGAGAGCTGCTCGCGGGTTTCTCTTTCGAGGATTGCTCCGAGCTGAACGAGTGGCTGCGTCATCAGCGTGGCTACTTCCGCGACATGAGGTTTCGTGCCGCTGAAGAGCAGGCCCTTCAATTGGAGAAGGAGGGACAGTTCGGCACGGCCATGGACGCGGCCCGGCGTCTGCTCAATCTGGAGCCCACCTCCGAGTCCGCGTGGCGGATGGTCATGCGGTTGCACTTGCATCAAGGAGACCGCTCCGCGGCGTTGAAGGCCTATCACGCTTGCAAGAAGTTGCTCGAACGGGAGCTGGGTGTCCAACCCTCGTTCCAGACTCAGGAACTCGCCCGGAGCGCCGAGCAGCCGTCCTTCCCGGAACGGGCACCTCCCAAAACAGACGTAAGCGAGCTGTCTCTTTCCGTTCTCTCGCCGCCAGAGCTGATCGGCCGCGAGCGGGAATGGGCCCTGCTGAAGGAGTCCTGGGCCGGCAACCAGCCCGTCTACATCTTTGGTGAGGCTGGTATCGGGAAGACCCGGTTGGTCACTGACTTCTGTAATGCCCAAGGCTCCTGGCTTCTGGTCTCGGCAAGGCCGTCCGACCCTTCCTTCCCCTATGCCACGTGTGCGCGGATGATCCAGCTGCTCCTGGAAGTCACCTCCGCTCACGCCCTGGAACGCAGGGTCCTGCAGGAACTCTCCCGGCTCAGTCCGATGCGAGGCGTCGAGGTGCGCTCCCCTCCCTCCAGTCCCGAGGAGAAGCTGCGTCTCTCCGAAGCTTTCGCCCAGCTCCTCTCGCTGCTCGGCCATGAGATGGACGCGATGGTCCTCGACGATGCACACCATTGTGACCCAGCCAGCTTCGAGCTGTATCTCCGCGCGCAGGATCTGTTGGACCAGAACGCGTCTTCCAGGAGGCCACGCATCATCACCTGCTTCCGGACGTTCGAGCTGCCGCCCCCGTTCGGGGAGCTGCTCCATCGTTATGTGGAAGCGGGATTCGCCAGGAAGCTCCTGCTGGAGCCACTGCCGCCGGACATGATGGCCCCCCTGCTTTCCAGCCTGGCCGTTCCGGAACTGGAGTCCCTCGCGGAAGACATGGCGAGCTATACGGGTGGTAATCCGCTCTTCATCGTCGAGACCGTCAAGTCGCTCGTGGAAACCCGGCACATCTCGAAGCTTGCCCTGACCTATCTCCCTCCGCCGCTCCGAGTGGTGCTCATCCTCGAGCAGCAGTTCAGACGGCTCTCGCCAGATGCGTTGAGGCTCGCCCGCCTCATCGCCATTGCCGGCACCGCCTTCCGGCCCAGGCACGCCTCCCGCATCCTCGACTTGTCGCTCGAACAGCTCGCCATGCCCTGGAAGGAACTGGAGCGGGCACGGCTGCTGTCCGGCACGTCCTTCACCAGTGGGTTGGCGCGGGGGCTGGTGATCGAGACCATGCCCCCGGGTGTGCGAGATGGCGTCATTCAGTACATCCTCTTTCTCCTGCGGCAGGAGCGCTGA
- a CDS encoding NAD-dependent epimerase/dehydratase family protein, with translation MSHVGSIRRVLVTGSSGRLGGEICRQLSGEYQVTGLDTAPGPFTQVIGSVDDRALVFAQVARVDAVIHVASLHAPHREVLPKSRFVDVNVQGALHLLEAAAKHRCQRFVYTSTTSVYGRAMEPRADAAIWVTEELAPGPRDIYDVTKLAAEQLCWLVHEETGLPVITLRTARFYPQPRELMAIHRLHRGLDVRDCAWAHRLALESPVPFGLYNISARSPFRREDLTELLHDASAVIRRRAPTEAGLLLQQGIPLPSRLDRVYVIERAEAELGFHPRFNALELLRDE, from the coding sequence ATGAGCCACGTGGGGAGCATCAGGAGGGTTCTCGTCACCGGCAGCTCGGGACGGCTCGGCGGGGAGATCTGTCGGCAACTCTCCGGCGAGTACCAGGTGACGGGCCTGGACACCGCACCTGGACCCTTCACGCAGGTCATCGGGAGCGTGGATGACCGTGCGCTCGTCTTCGCCCAGGTCGCGCGGGTGGACGCGGTCATCCACGTGGCCTCGCTGCACGCCCCACACCGGGAAGTGCTGCCGAAGTCGCGCTTCGTCGACGTGAACGTGCAGGGAGCGCTCCATCTGCTCGAGGCGGCGGCGAAGCACCGTTGCCAGCGCTTCGTGTACACGAGCACGACCTCGGTCTACGGGCGCGCGATGGAGCCCCGAGCGGATGCCGCCATCTGGGTGACGGAGGAGCTCGCGCCCGGGCCGCGAGACATCTACGACGTCACCAAGCTGGCCGCGGAGCAGCTCTGCTGGCTCGTCCACGAGGAGACGGGGCTGCCCGTCATCACCCTGCGCACCGCGCGCTTCTATCCGCAGCCGAGGGAGCTGATGGCCATCCACCGGCTCCACCGGGGGCTGGACGTGCGCGACTGCGCGTGGGCCCACCGGTTGGCGCTCGAATCCCCGGTGCCCTTCGGGCTGTACAACATCTCCGCCCGATCGCCCTTCCGGCGCGAGGACCTGACGGAGCTGCTGCACGACGCGTCGGCCGTCATCCGCCGCCGGGCCCCCACGGAGGCCGGACTGCTCCTCCAGCAAGGCATCCCTCTCCCCTCGCGCCTGGACCGAGTCTACGTCATCGAGCGGGCCGAAGCCGAGCTGGGCTTCCATCCCCGATTCAACGCACTCGAGCTCCTGCGGGACGAGTGA
- a CDS encoding carbohydrate binding domain-containing protein, with protein sequence MNVRWKGSALLALMLTGPSAFAGTVTVYYYTPYKAWSAPYIHHDASGSWTTSPGTALSPACTNWVMKVLTTGTASTFQAVFTDGQNHWDNPNNQSGANYNLPTSGTHQVKNGQLLANAGSPCTTSTTNQAEVYYFTGTRGWSTVNIHYAPTGGTWTPSPGVAMNETACANWVKKTVTLGSATSMKAAFNNGTTWDNNGGADYSLGTGRITVKDGVVTTNAASPCVTLPPDTSAPSIPSGLTASASGTQITLSWNASSDDRGVTGYELVRTGGTQGTKTWTTSSTSYNDTGLSARTAYLYTVKSFDAAGNKSAASTTASATTGDAPPPAAAGQPLGGDIREDSIYFVLTARFYDGDSSNNRGGSMHTQSGNAANNDPMFRGDFKGLIQKLDYIKALGFSAVWITPVVLNRSDYDYHGYHGWDFYRVDPRLESSGASYQDLINAAHTKGIKIIQDVVYNHSSRWGAKGLFSPKVYGVRDSQWSWYYDAPVSGFTYDGLTVEPTSGKSYYNGDLWSTAEPAGNTCRNWGVATGGYSKEGYRLYNCQWPNPTSGMFPAQYFHQCWIGNWEGEDSRSCWIHEDLADFNTESTPVQNFLIDVYNKYIDMGVDGFRIDTAVHIPRVTWNRRLLPAAQQHAQAKFGTKGKDFFMFGEVGSFVNDKWNRGSPNHSAQFFTWKERRTYSTDDTAAALEQYNYEQAQGTASQPTSTNAFLQGNVYHAPDHSQFSGMSVIDMRMHMNFGEASNAFFNGKDSDDSYNDATYNVVYVDSHDYGPNKSSTRYAGGTDAWAENMSLMWTFRGIPTLYYGSEIEFQAGKQIDCGPTCALATTGRAYYGDNLEGSVSASDFGVVGSASGKVAETLARPLAKHLQRLNQIRRRIPALQKGQYSTDGVVGGMAFKRRFTDSAKGVDSFALVTVSGGATFNGIPNGTYKDAVTGDVKTVTSGTLTASVSGKGNLRVYVLDLAGNPAPGKVGVDGPYLKP encoded by the coding sequence ATGAATGTCCGCTGGAAAGGAAGTGCCCTGCTGGCACTGATGCTGACAGGTCCGTCCGCGTTCGCTGGCACGGTAACCGTCTATTATTACACCCCCTACAAGGCGTGGAGCGCGCCCTATATCCACCACGACGCCAGCGGGAGCTGGACGACCTCGCCGGGCACGGCCTTGAGCCCGGCCTGCACGAACTGGGTGATGAAGGTGCTCACCACGGGGACGGCGAGCACCTTCCAGGCCGTCTTCACCGATGGGCAGAACCACTGGGACAACCCCAACAACCAGTCCGGTGCCAATTACAACCTCCCGACCAGCGGCACCCACCAGGTCAAGAATGGCCAGCTCCTGGCCAACGCGGGCTCGCCCTGCACCACCTCCACCACCAACCAGGCCGAGGTGTATTACTTCACCGGCACGCGCGGCTGGAGCACCGTCAACATCCATTACGCGCCGACCGGTGGCACCTGGACCCCGTCGCCCGGTGTGGCGATGAACGAGACCGCCTGCGCCAACTGGGTGAAGAAGACCGTGACCCTGGGCTCCGCCACGAGCATGAAGGCGGCGTTCAACAACGGCACCACCTGGGACAACAACGGCGGCGCGGACTACTCCCTGGGCACGGGGCGGATCACCGTCAAGGATGGCGTGGTCACAACCAACGCCGCCTCCCCCTGCGTGACGCTCCCCCCCGACACGAGCGCGCCGTCCATTCCCTCGGGGCTCACCGCCTCGGCCTCTGGCACCCAAATCACGCTGTCATGGAACGCCTCGAGCGATGATCGCGGCGTGACGGGCTACGAGCTGGTGCGCACCGGTGGCACCCAGGGCACGAAGACCTGGACCACCTCCTCCACCAGCTACAACGACACCGGCCTAAGCGCCCGCACCGCCTACCTCTACACGGTCAAGTCCTTCGACGCCGCGGGCAACAAGTCCGCCGCGAGCACCACGGCCTCGGCCACCACGGGCGACGCCCCGCCCCCCGCCGCCGCGGGACAGCCGCTGGGGGGAGACATCCGCGAGGACTCCATCTACTTCGTGCTCACCGCACGCTTCTACGACGGCGACTCCTCGAACAACCGCGGCGGCAGCATGCACACCCAGTCGGGCAACGCCGCCAACAACGATCCGATGTTCCGCGGCGACTTCAAGGGGCTCATCCAGAAGCTCGACTACATCAAAGCCCTGGGCTTCTCCGCCGTGTGGATCACCCCCGTGGTGCTCAACCGCTCCGACTATGACTATCACGGCTATCACGGCTGGGACTTCTACCGGGTCGACCCCCGCCTGGAGTCCTCCGGCGCGAGCTACCAGGATCTCATCAACGCCGCCCACACCAAGGGCATCAAGATCATCCAGGACGTGGTCTACAACCACTCCAGCCGCTGGGGAGCCAAGGGGTTGTTCTCGCCCAAGGTCTACGGCGTGCGCGACAGCCAGTGGAGCTGGTACTACGACGCGCCCGTGTCTGGCTTCACCTATGACGGTCTGACGGTGGAGCCCACCTCCGGCAAGTCCTATTACAATGGGGACCTGTGGTCGACGGCCGAGCCCGCGGGCAACACCTGCCGCAACTGGGGCGTCGCCACGGGCGGCTACAGCAAGGAGGGCTACCGCCTCTACAACTGCCAGTGGCCCAATCCCACCTCCGGCATGTTCCCGGCGCAGTACTTCCACCAGTGCTGGATTGGCAACTGGGAGGGCGAGGACTCGCGCAGCTGCTGGATCCACGAGGACCTGGCGGACTTCAACACGGAGAGCACGCCCGTGCAGAACTTCCTCATCGACGTGTACAACAAGTACATCGACATGGGCGTGGATGGCTTCCGCATCGACACCGCGGTCCACATCCCCCGCGTCACCTGGAACCGGCGCCTCCTGCCGGCCGCCCAGCAGCACGCCCAGGCGAAGTTCGGCACCAAGGGCAAGGACTTCTTCATGTTCGGCGAGGTCGGCTCGTTCGTGAATGACAAGTGGAACCGCGGCTCGCCCAACCACTCCGCGCAGTTCTTCACCTGGAAGGAGCGCCGGACGTACAGCACCGATGACACCGCCGCCGCGCTCGAGCAGTACAACTACGAGCAGGCCCAGGGCACGGCCTCGCAGCCCACGTCCACCAATGCCTTCCTCCAGGGCAATGTCTACCATGCGCCGGATCACAGCCAGTTCTCCGGCATGAGCGTGATCGACATGCGCATGCACATGAACTTCGGCGAGGCCAGCAACGCCTTCTTCAATGGCAAGGACTCGGACGACAGCTACAACGACGCCACCTACAACGTCGTGTATGTCGACTCCCACGACTACGGCCCGAACAAGTCCAGCACCCGCTACGCCGGAGGCACCGACGCCTGGGCGGAGAACATGAGCCTCATGTGGACCTTCCGCGGCATCCCGACGCTGTATTACGGCTCGGAGATCGAGTTCCAGGCCGGCAAGCAAATCGACTGCGGCCCCACGTGCGCCCTGGCCACCACCGGCCGCGCCTATTATGGCGACAACCTCGAGGGCAGCGTCTCGGCCTCGGACTTCGGCGTGGTGGGCAGCGCCTCGGGCAAGGTCGCCGAGACGCTCGCCAGGCCGTTGGCGAAGCACCTGCAACGCCTCAATCAGATCCGCCGGCGCATCCCCGCGCTCCAGAAGGGCCAGTACTCCACGGACGGCGTCGTGGGCGGCATGGCCTTCAAGCGACGCTTCACGGACTCGGCCAAGGGCGTGGACAGCTTCGCGCTGGTGACGGTCTCCGGCGGCGCCACCTTCAATGGCATCCCCAACGGCACCTACAAGGACGCCGTCACCGGGGACGTGAAGACGGTGACGAGCGGCACGTTGACCGCCAGCGTCTCCGGCAAGGGCAACCTGCGGGTGTACGTGCTCGACCTCGCGGGCAACCCGGCGCCGGGCAAGGTGGGCGTGGACGGCCCCTACCTGAAGCCCTGA